The DNA segment AGAGTCTCCACACTACTTTACAGCCTTTCTTCAGTGAAAAGGTAGGTTTTTCTCCCTTCTTTCATCTATTTGTTCTCTACTATCATGACGTTTTTCTTTAAAGCAAAAGTGTCATAATTTAACTCTATGAAATGCTTTCAACAGGTCTCACTTCCAGCCTTGGAAGTAATGAAAATCTCCCACATGCATAGTGTGAAGATGCTTTGGAACAATCAAGTCAATGGAAATTCCTTTTGCAAATTAAAGGCATTGAAAGTTAAGCACTGTGGGAAACTACATGCActtttcccatcaaatacatttaGAAGATCAAAAAGTCTAGAGTCACTGATAGCAATTGATTGTGACTCCCTAGAAAATGTATTTGAAGTGCAAGATGTGAATGTTGAAGAAACACATGCGGTGGCAGCCACTCGGTTAAGAAGCTTATACTTATCTCATCACCCAAAACTTAGACATATTTGGAGTAAGGATCCTGTGGGGATTGTTATCTATTCAAGTCTACACTCAGTAAGTGTTTCCAGTTGCCCAAACTTGAAAAGTATTTTTCCTGCCTCTGTTACCAGAGATCTTCTTCAACTCAAGCAGCTGGAGATAGACTCATGTGCAGTGCAGGAAATCGTTGCCAAGGAAGAAACACTGGAAATAGCAATAGACTCATGCATGGTGGATGAACTTGTTGCCAAAGAAGAAGTAGAAATTGCAGCAAGGTTTGTGTTTCCTCAGGTAACCTACTTGCGACTTCATGCTCTATCAGAACTCAGGAGTTTCTATCCAGGGTTGCATATTTCAGAATGGCCATCACTGAAAAAAATGGAGGTGAAtggatgtcataaagtggaaatGGTTGCTATGGATTATCATGTCTTCCAAGAAAGGCAAGGGGCAGGCCAATTTGAAATCCCAAATCCACACCCTCTATTCTTGGTTGAAAAGGTATGTTCCTGTATTATGAGTTGAATCAACAGCATATATCACACACTGTGAAATAACTTCTCATTCCACAATTACAAATTGGGATATGATGTAGGATAGCTTATTAAATATACAAAATTGCATTCTGAAGATGTGAATCTTAACACCATCcaagaaaaaaaattagtaacTCAGAGTTGAGTCCTATAGTCTGCATTTTGATATACAAGAGAATTAGCTTGCAGCTGGGTTGCATTCGTATCTACACAAGCTGCATATTGATCTTAAGGAAGTCTGATATATGCTGTATATTTTAGCATTATGTTAGAACTATTGTTTCGAAAATTCTCATGTACACCAGCTTGTTGGGATTTAGGAATCTGGCATTATGACTAGCCACTTACCTTATATTGTTTTTCTTCTGGAAGTATCAAAATCCATTCTGATCTTTTTCCATTGCATGTTTTTTAGGATACATTCCAGAACTTGGAGGAATTGAGATTGGAGGATAACTGTGTCATGATGGAGACAAGGCATTGTGAGTCTCTAGCAGAGTTCTTTTTCTCACGGTTAAGAAAACTGAAGCTGTCTAAGTTGTCTGAGCTGAAATATCTGTGGAAAGAAAACTCCTGCCCAACCATAGTTTTTCAAAATCTGGAAACTTTAGAAATATCATATTGTGGCATCATGAAATCTTTAGTAGCAGCCTCAGTTTCATTCAGACATTTGACTTCGCTAGAAATATCAAATTGTGATGGATTGGAAAATTTGATAATTCCCTCAACTGCTAAAAGTATGGTGCATCTTACAATAATGTGTATAAGTGAATGCAAAATGATGACTGGAATTGTAGAAGACAAGATAGACGAGGCAGATGCTGAGATTGATTTCATTCGACTCAAGTCTTTGAAACTTCAATATTTGCCAATCCTTACAAGCTTTTGTGCAGGAAGTCAGTCCTTCAGTTTCCCTACCTTGGAAGAAGTAATTGTAAGCCAATGCCCTCAAATGCAAACTTTCTGCAAGGgagtcctcaatacaccaaagctAGAGAGAGTTTATATATCAGTAAAAGAAGATCAATGGCATTGGGAGGGCAACTTAGATGCCACCATACAACAATTGGCCATTGATATGGTATGTATTCATTGAACATGTTTCCTTCTTTCTCAATTATTTGTGCTACACATCCAAAATAACTGCCAATATTAGTATTTACTTGGTATGCTGCAAGTGGTACCCACAATGCATTGTTTACAAATCCTTGCAAGCTTAAGTGAAGTACACAAGAAGAACTGAAAGCAGATAAAAAATCATCTCATAAAAACCAGCAATGTAAATCTTTTCTTTAGTCAGCAACTCAGCATTCCAGGACTATATAGAGTAACAGATAGATATGCTGACAAATGTATAAGATAGCACAAGATATTAATTTGAGTATCACATGGTTTAGGTTCTTTTCTCCCATCTTGGCCTTTCTATAGCATAAAAAATGATACTTGCACCCTTGCACATCATTTCTTCTTTGTTATGCTCAGCTAGTTCTAAGTATCATTGTTTTCATCTTCAATATGCAGTAATCCACAGTGGCAAAATATCTCAAATTTTGGAGGAGGTTCTCTTTTTTTCTGAAACAGCACAATAATTTTGGAGGAAAGCATTGCTCATTGTTTTCTGCATGTTGGCTGTGATGTGAGAATGAAATAATGGCAGGAAAACTTacaattttcatttttctttatgagCTAAATATGTGAATCGTGAGCTAAACAATTGAATTGTTTTGATGTTATCATCACTGGCAATCTATATTAgtatgttattttattattttttttttttcatgtgggttgtgttgttttctttttgGTAGGCATGGATCTCAAATCAAAATGTGGTTTTATAAGGACTTTGCATGGAAGGAACTTAATTGTTGCTTAGCGAATCACTTGTTGGAtgccaaaaatggagaaagttgGAAAGAATGTTAAACTCCAACGAGATTTGGATAGAAAGTCAACCCATTGGATCCCACtcaacttcttttatttttctattacttATTTAGCAGTAtttgaaaactaaaattttataaaaatttagtttaattaattcattttttttatcaattttcatatttaaaaatctaataaataaaaaattttaattcttttttaactttaaaaaaatatatttaaattttacttgCAAGATTAAGAGTCGTAAAAGTTTTACTTGAATATCACTCTCAATTTGAGCGTGAATATcacatatttaaataaaaaaaaaattatttttatttaaaaaaataatctttataGAGATAAATACTTAGGATCTATTTAAGGTTGGGGTTGAAAGAGTAAATAATGGCAGGAAAACTTAtgtgtaatttttttatttttctttatgttAAACAGATTGAATTGTTTTGATGTTATCATCATTGCCAATCTGTATTAgcatgttaattattattatttcaaaattttcatgtgggttgtctacttcttcttcttttttttttttattaattttgctaAATATAGAAACTGATTTCACCTACGTAACTCAAATACAAAAATGTGATATTATAAGGACTTGCATGGAAGGAACCTAGTTGTTGCTTAGCGAATTACTACTTGGATGCCTACAATAGAGAAAGTTGGAAAGAATATTAAACTCCAACAAGGCTTGGATTAGTGGATAATTAGAAAGTCAACCTATTGGATCTCACGCAACAACTTCTTTATCTTTCAATTACTTCCTCAAATACttgtattaaatttaaattaaaatttataaatttttaaccaacattttttagatattttttagtagtaattcaaataataataacaaaattacCAGTTATTTTTATGTGGCCTTCCAATTTTTTACAAATAAAAAATGAACTGTTTTAAATAGCGTAAATTTCAAGAGTTGTCACTGAACTTTAAGAGTTATAATAAAATCGTCCCTAAATTTAAAGATGTAGCATAAAACTccttaaattttagaattttacaTGATAAAATCTTTCTAATCCTCAATAATTAGTTTATGCAATGCAAAATAGTTGTAACATAGATAATTCTCTCTCCTCTATGTGACAGTGATAAAACTAGCTATGAAATACTAGAAGTGTATCAGCTGATTATAGAGACTTTACCTTCAAAAAATAATAGTAGTTATTCATATTATCATTATTCATAATTGTTCAtatcaaaatattatttataaactagttattgagagttgaaaagattttactgtgtaaaatttcaaagttcaaggatttttatatttcatttttaagtTTAGGGACGATTCTGTTACAACTCTTAAAGTTTAAGGACgattattgaaatttatcatcTTTTAACATATTTTAGAAGAAAGTATAAATCCCACTTTTATTCTCATCAAATATCAACGATCTTTTTTACTCATTATAATTGGTTCAGTTAGTAAGACTCATTCAACATTCTTATTAAGTTAAGAATTTTAGTCTTATCAACTGTCTCTTTTAGTGGGTAATCTGTAAATTTAGTGGGTAATATGTAAATTCAACAATAATCCCTCTAAAAAATTGATGGTATGACCTAGCCCTCGCCTAAACTTTTGTCTCCACCATAAAATTGTGCAAAAGTTACCTTGTGTTTCAACTTATTCCTTCAAATTTGTGAAATTAACAAATTGGATATGTTCCTCTTCTTCTTTATACAAAGATAAGCATCCATAAAAGTGCATAAAAGAACATGAATTCCTTAGATTCATATTCTTctagaaaaaaaaagtaaaggaaATTGTTCCCATTTTAAAGTTAAACAGTGAAAAAGGATTTACATAAGTGATCCAATTAATTTAGAATTAAGGGTAATATCTACAAATAACATACAGCTTTCATGTGGGGATGTAGCTCAAATGGTAGAGCGCTCGCTTTGCATGCGAGAGGCACAGGGTTCGATCCCCTGcatctccattttcttcattttccaatTCTTTTTTTGTCAACACCCTTAAGCAGCAGACACTCATCCAGGAAATTATCCAATTCCAATGTTTTGAACTTTCTATTTTGTCAACATCTTAGGAAATTATCCAATTCCCTTCTTATGAACTTTCAACAGATGCAGAATCTGCTGCGGATTCTCAATGGTAAACTGAGTTTTCAAGGCAGCAAATTAATTCTTCATTAGGCCCAGCCTTGTCCCTGGCTGTGTACCTGCTGCTGCTATGACTGTAGCAGCATATAGCCACATGCAAAGAATGGAGAGAAACTAAACTTTCCACTTGGACTTAAAATATTAGACTCTACACTCACTAATAAACTTTAGTTTATTATATCATTTTGGTATTGTACTTAGCACATATCACCAACACAGTAAAGTTTATATATCATCTCTCAATAGTGattaaattttatcaattaaatCAGTCCTTATTCTTAAATATACTAATTCTAGAATTTGACTATGATTAATAAAATGAGAATATGGAAACTTGAGtagtttatatttaaattatatttatgtatataaatttttttaatataaaaatataatatagaaGTCCTCCCCTTATGTTTCTTTGGATTATAAATGAAAAGCTTGTGAATTAATTTAGGTTGGCATGGAAGTGAAAGGAATGCTAATCCTTATACCCTTTAAAATGATTGGCAATCTAATCTAAAATAATAATACAATCATTTCCAAGAAGCTGAAGCAAATCCAGCATTCAGCTAATCTGGTTGAAGAAGTTAAAAAACAACAAATTTGACCAAGTTTCAGATAAATCTTAAAAAGCAATGGCCAAGTGGAATTGGGAAATTGCAGAGTCCCAAAAGAAAATCCCACCAATTTCATTGGGCCCCACTTTCTCATGGCAGCCCTTTCACAATCACCCACATCAACACCATAGTTTGTTCACTTCCTACAGCAATCACCACCGTCAAATTATATGACCAAAAAGTCCCATCTCGTTAGACCTAAACCGTATCAACGGTTAATGATTAATCTTACATAATTGTCAAGTACAAAGGCATTGTGATAGTGAGACAGAAAGCCAAATACGTATTCTCTTTCTTTGGGCTTTGGGGATTGGATGAGTAGCTGAATTCGAGAAGACAAGGCCATATCGTGTGTCGATATTCTTCCTTTGCTTGCGTTATAGCCTCCAAAACATTAGGTACTTATCCAGTCACCACCTTTTAGATACTCACATCTCGATTTTCGAAACTTTTGGTAAGATTTTCCCCGACCCATTTTTGAGATTCTGAGTTTCAGATTTTCAAGTTTATGTATTTTTCGTAATTTTGATTTTTATAAGCCGTTTTGCTTTCTAGCCTGGGATATCCATTTTCCGTCCTCTCATTTTTTAGTTTCCTGTCGTGAATTTGAGTGTGTTCTTTTGTGATTTTTTGTTTGCTGACAGAGAATAAGCTGTTTTCTCTGTCTTGTGTTGTAGAGTTGCTTTGGCTGTTTTCTTCAAGGACTAGAGGGGTTTTATCTTGTGgattaattttcttttcatgtattatttatttatttattgagtgAGAATTTGATGCTTTGAGTTGGCCTGGGTTGGTGGGTGCTAAAATTGTGTTTTGATGTGTTAAGCACGGTTGTTTTGTTGAGAAGTGGATTTTTGGATggttttttattcaatttttcacCTCGTTTGTCTTTaatatcaatttaaaaaaaaaaagagaaaagatttgAGTTTCTAATTGTGATCTTGCAAGCTCAAATTTGGGCTTACTTGgcataaatttgttagtttttgaGACTGTTTCTGAGCACTTCAAATCACCAGATagttgaatgggtgttgtggagtTATGTGAGAATAGAACTGCTTGGGTATGATTCTGTATTCTTATTGATTTGGCATGACAGAGTTTTAGTTTTAGTTTTATGCAATATGGCTCTCCATCATTCTTGTTTTGTGGTTCCTTTCTTTTATAAGTTGTATTTCAGCTCAAAACTGGTATATTAATTCCTGTTGCAGTGACAATATTAGTCATTTCCAGCCTTCCCTCAAATTATTCTCAAACGTATATATGATAcaaaattctcattctttcaaaatttttttccTGCGCTTATGATATTTCATATTGCTTATATCACTTGCTGAATGCACTAAACTGTTGAGACGTGATACCTGAATGTCTCATTTTTAATTTTGTCTACTTGGGGTACTCAATATGTGGGCCATTCTTAGCGAATTTGCTTCTCCATATCTTATCTGATAGTGGATATCAGCTGTGGCAATAAATCAGGCTTGTTAATTTTCAAGTGTTACAAGCAATTTTAACAGCTTCTTTGAGATTAATCATTTTCACCATTTTGGATTTTGTAATTTTCTTAAATTCCATTTTGACTGGTAGTGGTCTTCTACAAATGCAATAGATGCATCAAAAACCTGAGTCTGTTGTCTATTGTTACATTTGAGTTGTTAACATGGAGTAAGTTTGCAGCATGTGGTTGTTGTGTTGACACTGTTTTTGATTCTTTGCATACATCCCTAATGAATGTGTTCTGTGCTTTATATACCCAGGGATCAGGGGCAAAGCTACTAACTAGCCATGTCTTCATCTTTGCCAGTTCTTCCTACCCCTCTTGAAGACAAGTACCCTAAATTACCTGATTCTTTCCAGGTTACTTCAGAAAGGGAGATGATAAGAAACCCATTGCCTCAACAGGCATCTCCATTGGGTCCAATTACTGGGACCGCTGGACACATGTTTTCTTCATCTTTGAGATTTCCCAACGAATTAAACAGCTCttcagtttcacctcaaatttctCCATTCATTCAGTCATCAAGGGACAGGGGAACTTTGCTAGTGGCACCAACCTATTCTTCCCATTCTGAAGTGAAATCCACAGCACTGATTAGCCACTCTGAAGAAAATAAGGATATGCCCTGGTCTATAGATCCATTTCATGACTTGCTTGATTTTCCTGCAAGTGTCAGCATCCAAAATGGTCAAGTGGAAAGTAATATTGGTGTCGTTGCATCTGAGGATCTTTCTAAGAGAACAGATTGGCAGGAGTGGGCAGATCAGTTGATCTCTGTTGATGATGATCTGGAACCAAATTGGAGTGAACTTCTTAATGACGCTAACGCCACAGATATGGAACAAAAGGTTAGTCCCCTTTGTAATGTTGTTTTAGTGTATGTACATGCTAAATTTAATGTTGCATATGGAGCTTACATCTCATACCATCAATCTCTAATCAAAACTACTCAGCTGTGAATAGTAAGGCTACTGTTAGCTTTTTCTGTTTTGGCTAATTTTGTTTGACAACGAACTGAGCTAATTTCTTGGATTAGTTTAagataatttcatttcacatttcggTATTGGTTGATAACTAAATGAACCAGCTCTTCAAGCGGCCAAACatccctttattttattttttttcatttcattttcttgttACTTGCTTTCTTTAAAATTGCAAATGGTGTACCAGGTGCTGAAATCATCTTCTGAAATCTCAGTGCAACCCCAAATTCATCAGCCTCAACATGTATGTGATGGAGAACCATATCCTGCTAACCCAACTTGTATTGCACCCTTAACAAAACCCCGAATGCGCTGGACACCAGAACTTCATGAGGCTTTTGTGGAAGCTGTCAATAAGCTTGGTGGAAGTGAACGTGCGTGGTTCTCCTTGTTATAGTATACTATTAACAAATCTTAGGGCCTGGGAAATTTTTTGTCTGTTGACTAAGAGTTTTAAATTACAGGAGCAACACCAAAGGGTGTTTTAAAGCTTATGAATGTCGAAGGCTTGACCATCTACCATGTTAAAAGCCACCTGCAGGTATTTAATTTTGTTTCATCTTAAACACTTGACAATCTATTTTGTTTCCTTTCAGAAGCTAGTTGTAAGTGTTATTGATTTACGtattgtattttttaaatttcagAAGTACAGAACAGCCAGATATAAACCAGAGTCATCTGAAGGTAATTCTAACTAGCTCCTTTATTTTCTTTCTCATGTGAAACTTACTGGCCTCTTGATATACATGCTTTGACTGAAAGTTAGTCATATTAGCATTTCTTGGCTATATTTGCTtaccatattttattttatggtATTTTATAGAAGAAGGTGATGCATTAATTTTCATGGGatttctctcttctcttcttcttctgtaGGTCTACCTATATCAGTTTTATTGTGATAGTGCAATTGTTTGAATTTTGTTGGTTCTTTCCATTTTTCAGGAACTTCAGAGAAAAAGTCGAGTCCCATTGAGGAAATGAAATCTCTAGACTTGAAAACGTAAGTTTGTTCCCTCCACTAAGAGTTTCACAATGTAACCATCCCCTTtttttagttaaagagtttactgATGTTTTACTCCAGAAAAATGTGGTACTGGAAGTTCAGCTATATGCCTCCAATTTATACCTGTAGTTATTAAATTTGTGATGATTCAAAGTCCTTTCAcataacaatttttttttggtTCGTAACATTTCTCTTTCAAGTGTAACTGCTCAAATTTACATGTGCTTGTGTGACACTTGCTCTAGGAGGAGATGAACAATTGGTATTATCATCAATAGGTTTG comes from the Hevea brasiliensis isolate MT/VB/25A 57/8 chromosome 5, ASM3005281v1, whole genome shotgun sequence genome and includes:
- the LOC110643247 gene encoding protein PHR1-LIKE 1, yielding MSSSLPVLPTPLEDKYPKLPDSFQVTSEREMIRNPLPQQASPLGPITGTAGHMFSSSLRFPNELNSSSVSPQISPFIQSSRDRGTLLVAPTYSSHSEVKSTALISHSEENKDMPWSIDPFHDLLDFPASVSIQNGQVESNIGVVASEDLSKRTDWQEWADQLISVDDDLEPNWSELLNDANATDMEQKVLKSSSEISVQPQIHQPQHVCDGEPYPANPTCIAPLTKPRMRWTPELHEAFVEAVNKLGGSERATPKGVLKLMNVEGLTIYHVKSHLQKYRTARYKPESSEGTSEKKSSPIEEMKSLDLKTSMGITEALRLQMEVQKQLHEQLEIQRNLQLRIEEQGRYLQMMFEKQKKMEDDKSKASSSSLDDSSLPESNVSGNNKLEVSELDHANNVFDRNDGGVALEESSQSVSRKHKALENRTGEDLNSKDNESSPASAKRPRADETAI